The region ACAACCCCACCCCCGGAACTGAATCTGGGATAAAGTCGAATGGGAATACCAAGTAAAACAAAGCACCCACTGCAACGTACTTAGAAGTCTTAGTGATTTCGCCGTCTTTCAGAACTGCCCATAAAGCAGAAACTTTGTCGCGGATGCTTGGGCTTTTCTTCTCAAGATCTTGCAACGTATGTTCATTTCTTTGGACGTATGCCAAGCTGTCATCGCGTTGGCCCAGGCGCAAACACAAATCCGTCAGGCCATCCTCATTAGGTGAGTTTTCAAATTGCGCCGCTTGCAAGTCCATCATCATGAACGAGTTGTTAGCGAACAATACTTGAGTGAACTCATAGGCTTCTTTTACGCATTCGTGATCTTTGTCGATCACGCCGTCTTTCACCATCGCCAAAACACCTTGATAGATGTTGGTATCGTATTGTGAAGGCACGCGTGCCGTTCCGCCTTTTTTCAACCAACGACGAAGAGTCATGTTGGAAACTTGAAAATAAACGGCCAATTTTTCAGGACTCAAACCGGTATCTTTA is a window of Bdellovibrio sp. SKB1291214 DNA encoding:
- a CDS encoding YkvA family protein, whose protein sequence is MAKTLWYYEFMKISQIAKISKDTGLSPEKLAVYFQVSNMTLRRWLKKGGTARVPSQYDTNIYQGVLAMVKDGVIDKDHECVKEAYEFTQVLFANNSFMMMDLQAAQFENSPNEDGLTDLCLRLGQRDDSLAYVQRNEHTLQDLEKKSPSIRDKVSALWAVLKDGEITKTSKYVAVGALFYLVFPFDFIPDSVPGVGLLDDFAILSIAMDHYLRIKNLKG